A stretch of the Massilia varians genome encodes the following:
- a CDS encoding flagellar protein FlaG — protein sequence MASPHQQRAAASVPDSAAATEAPPSDSKVKDAVSTLNDFTALMAQDLRFSVDEESGKTVVKLIDSSTQEVLRQFPSEEALSIARSIDKMQGLLIRDQA from the coding sequence GTGGCATCCCCGCACCAGCAGCGCGCCGCCGCATCCGTGCCCGACTCCGCGGCAGCCACCGAAGCGCCTCCCTCGGACAGCAAGGTCAAGGATGCGGTCTCGACGCTGAACGATTTCACCGCATTGATGGCCCAAGACCTGCGCTTCAGCGTCGACGAAGAAAGCGGCAAGACCGTGGTCAAGCTCATCGACAGCAGCACCCAGGAAGTATTGCGCCAGTTCCCCAGCGAGGAAGCCTTGTCGATCGCCCGCTCGATCGACAAAATGCAGGGACTGCTGATTCGCGACCAGGCATAA
- a CDS encoding GGDEF domain-containing protein — MSISSPPAATGQNPVDIAREAFRRLATRRIAPTPDAYKAIYDEIAGVPPAPPAQPANPAAEVLESFARRLSETPGEVSEPGRRMLRAARTADWSGYAQALGQVADRHLRRNTPLMALGDEDPDARQLREMLGRSLAYALASLLAGSPPLVQEAEALGAAAKHARGEELGELAGRLKQLCYQIELRSGDSAEQQELLLRLFHLLLDNVNELLDDDSWMRGQIAAVQDLIAGPLDVRSLEDATRSLKDVILKQGQLRHSISDVRATVKNMMMSFIDRLGSVAASTGDHHARLAGYSDRIGRAANIDELGEVMEEVLREMRAAQDEALASRDRMVAVHREVQEAEERIRMLEAELQHMSELVREDGLTGSLNRRGLDDVFERESARADRRNTPLCVAILDLDNFKKLNDTYGHLAGDGALKHLVKVVRDTLRSMDVIARFGGEEFVILMPETPVEAAAAAMVRVQRELTRHFFMHENEKMLITFSCGVALRIPNEDQASLVARADRAMYQAKQSGKNRVVVAD; from the coding sequence ATGTCCATCTCGTCCCCGCCTGCCGCCACCGGCCAGAATCCTGTCGATATCGCCCGCGAAGCCTTCCGCCGCCTCGCGACGCGCCGCATCGCGCCGACGCCGGATGCTTATAAAGCCATCTACGACGAGATCGCCGGCGTCCCGCCCGCCCCGCCCGCGCAGCCGGCGAATCCCGCCGCCGAGGTGCTGGAAAGCTTCGCGCGCCGACTGAGCGAGACACCGGGTGAAGTCTCGGAACCCGGCCGCCGCATGCTGCGCGCCGCCCGCACCGCCGACTGGAGCGGCTACGCCCAGGCGCTGGGCCAGGTGGCCGACCGCCACCTGCGCCGCAACACGCCGCTCATGGCGCTGGGCGACGAGGATCCGGACGCGCGCCAGTTGCGCGAGATGCTGGGCCGCTCGCTGGCCTATGCGCTGGCCAGCCTGCTGGCCGGCAGCCCGCCGCTGGTGCAAGAGGCGGAAGCGCTGGGCGCCGCGGCCAAGCACGCGCGCGGCGAGGAGCTGGGCGAACTGGCGGGACGCCTGAAGCAATTGTGCTACCAGATCGAGCTGCGCAGCGGCGACAGTGCGGAACAGCAGGAACTGCTGCTGCGCCTGTTCCACCTGCTGCTCGACAACGTCAACGAACTGCTCGACGACGACAGCTGGATGCGCGGCCAGATCGCCGCCGTGCAGGACCTGATCGCCGGCCCGCTCGACGTGCGCTCGCTGGAAGACGCGACCCGCAGCCTGAAGGACGTCATCCTCAAGCAGGGCCAGCTGCGCCACAGCATCTCGGACGTGCGCGCGACGGTGAAGAACATGATGATGAGCTTCATCGACCGCCTCGGCTCAGTAGCGGCCTCGACGGGCGACCACCACGCCAGGCTGGCCGGCTATTCCGACCGGATCGGGCGCGCCGCCAACATCGACGAGCTGGGCGAGGTGATGGAAGAAGTGCTGCGCGAGATGCGCGCCGCCCAGGACGAGGCGCTGGCCTCGCGCGACCGCATGGTGGCTGTGCACCGCGAGGTGCAGGAAGCCGAGGAGCGCATCCGCATGCTGGAAGCGGAACTGCAGCACATGAGCGAACTGGTGCGCGAAGACGGGCTGACGGGCAGCCTGAACCGCCGCGGCCTGGACGACGTGTTCGAGCGCGAGAGCGCGCGCGCCGACCGCCGCAACACGCCGCTGTGCGTGGCCATCCTCGACCTCGACAATTTCAAGAAACTGAACGACACCTACGGCCACCTGGCCGGCGATGGCGCCCTGAAGCACCTGGTGAAGGTGGTGCGCGACACCCTGCGCTCGATGGACGTGATCGCCCGCTTCGGCGGCGAGGAATTCGTGATCCTGATGCCGGAAACCCCGGTGGAAGCCGCGGCGGCGGCAATGGTGCGGGTGCAGCGCGAGCTCACCCGCCACTTCTTCATGCACGAGAACGAGAAGATGCTGATCACGTTTTCCTGCGGCGTGGCCCTGCGCATCCCGAACGAGGACCAGGCCAGCCTGGTGGCGCGGGCCGACCGCGCCATGTACCAGGCCAAGCAGAGCGGCAAGAACCGGGTGGTGGTGGCGGACTGA
- the fliB gene encoding flagellin lysine-N-methylase translates to MTVLHFTRTMPALIPRYVSRFSCIGPACEDNCCTGWRVTIDKKTFNSYRQSQHPQLRQGFGQHLARLRSQESQSAYGRINMQAETGECPFMEERLCSVQKHLNESHLSNTCFSYPRVSRSLGNSHEQALQLSCPEAARQALLAPDAFEFIEGSITVRADTVSATKARSGLSLDMINDIRIFCLNLVRVQQMPLWQRLAILGMFCKSLSDALRDYQQSTVPSLLDSYATMVEQNLARESLEQLLPNHAAQARVFSCLWSGKSPSLHSAAQKAVHDAVTRGLGADPETGVVKTDEMIAHYTRGIERLPEALSAAPLLLEHYVLNEMFLHLFPFEGKDPFENYVLLISRFGVLRLMLAAQCNTEGELPNTEQLVQTVHVFCRRFQHDAVFAKQTNESLRATGLNSLASLYAFLRS, encoded by the coding sequence ATGACCGTTCTCCACTTTACCCGTACCATGCCGGCCCTGATCCCCCGTTACGTCAGCCGCTTCAGCTGCATCGGGCCGGCCTGTGAAGACAATTGCTGTACGGGCTGGAGGGTCACGATCGACAAGAAAACCTTCAACTCTTACCGCCAGTCCCAGCATCCGCAACTGCGCCAGGGCTTTGGCCAGCACCTCGCGCGCTTGCGTAGCCAGGAGAGCCAGTCCGCCTATGGCCGGATCAACATGCAGGCTGAAACGGGCGAATGTCCCTTCATGGAAGAGCGCCTGTGTTCGGTGCAGAAACACCTCAACGAAAGCCATCTGTCCAATACCTGCTTTTCTTATCCGCGCGTCTCGCGTTCCCTGGGTAACAGTCATGAACAGGCGTTACAACTGTCTTGCCCTGAAGCGGCACGCCAGGCATTGCTGGCCCCCGATGCATTTGAATTCATAGAGGGCAGCATTACCGTGCGCGCCGATACGGTCAGCGCGACCAAGGCCCGGAGCGGCCTGTCCCTGGACATGATCAATGACATCCGTATTTTTTGCCTGAACCTGGTCCGGGTCCAGCAAATGCCCCTATGGCAGAGGCTTGCCATACTGGGCATGTTCTGCAAGAGCCTTTCGGACGCCTTGCGCGACTACCAGCAATCGACGGTGCCTTCCTTGCTGGACAGTTATGCCACAATGGTGGAACAAAACCTTGCGCGAGAATCCCTGGAGCAGCTCTTGCCCAACCATGCTGCCCAGGCCCGTGTTTTTTCCTGCCTGTGGTCGGGCAAGAGTCCTTCACTGCACTCAGCGGCCCAGAAAGCGGTGCATGACGCGGTCACACGGGGGCTTGGGGCAGATCCGGAAACAGGCGTGGTCAAGACCGATGAGATGATTGCGCACTATACCCGCGGCATCGAGCGCTTGCCCGAGGCACTGAGCGCAGCTCCTCTGTTGCTCGAGCATTACGTGCTAAACGAAATGTTCTTGCACTTGTTCCCGTTCGAGGGCAAGGACCCGTTCGAGAACTATGTACTGTTGATCTCCCGTTTCGGCGTCCTGCGCCTCATGCTGGCTGCCCAGTGCAACACCGAAGGGGAATTGCCGAACACAGAGCAGCTGGTGCAAACGGTCCATGTGTTCTGCCGCCGCTTCCAGCACGATGCCGTTTTTGCCAAGCAAACCAACGAGTCGCTCAGGGCGACAGGATTGAACAGCCTGGCAAGCCTGTACGCTTTTCTTCGCAGCTAA
- the fliK gene encoding flagellar hook-length control protein FliK: MRGVDQLSVLPLAATQPVAAATHERTAAAATLLRGASLPLPSGADAAPVSLSAAARLLAGVLGAAQAAPSAAAASRAAPLLPAASGDAIVLAAALRHAVDSSGLFYESHVVEWAQGQRTLAELGAEPQQQAAAEGTRQSPTDPATAQFINMQLAVQEQAQFCWQGKLWPGQALELGVRRETREGSEEQAGAGEDVAWHGRLRLRFPHLGELDVRLSLTRNGLQMQLATGDAASAEVLRQHTSRLSLSLEAAGVPLSGLDIRGAVGE, translated from the coding sequence ATGCGTGGCGTTGACCAGCTAAGTGTCCTGCCACTGGCTGCCACGCAGCCGGTGGCGGCTGCCACGCATGAACGCACTGCAGCGGCCGCCACGCTACTGCGCGGTGCCTCGCTGCCGCTTCCCTCCGGCGCCGATGCCGCCCCCGTTTCACTGAGCGCGGCGGCGCGCCTGCTCGCCGGCGTACTGGGCGCGGCGCAGGCAGCCCCCTCTGCCGCTGCGGCAAGCCGCGCTGCACCATTGCTGCCGGCGGCGAGCGGCGACGCCATCGTCCTGGCAGCGGCATTGCGGCATGCAGTCGACAGCAGCGGTTTGTTTTATGAATCACACGTGGTTGAGTGGGCCCAGGGCCAACGTACCCTAGCCGAGCTCGGCGCCGAGCCGCAACAGCAGGCCGCTGCCGAAGGCACGCGCCAGTCGCCGACCGATCCTGCTACCGCTCAGTTCATCAACATGCAGTTGGCCGTGCAGGAGCAGGCCCAGTTCTGCTGGCAAGGCAAGCTCTGGCCGGGCCAAGCCCTGGAACTGGGGGTACGGCGTGAAACACGCGAAGGCAGTGAAGAACAAGCTGGTGCGGGCGAAGATGTGGCCTGGCACGGCCGCCTGCGCCTGCGCTTTCCCCATCTGGGCGAACTCGACGTCCGCCTGAGCCTGACCCGCAACGGCTTGCAGATGCAGCTCGCCACCGGCGACGCGGCCTCTGCCGAAGTGCTGCGCCAGCATACGTCCCGGCTCTCACTTTCCCTGGAAGCGGCCGGCGTGCCGCTGTCCGGCCTGGATATTCGTGGCGCCGTCGGTGAGTAA
- the fliD gene encoding flagellar filament capping protein FliD: MAISSSGIGSGLDVNLIVSQLMSAERAPIATLKARQSTYNAKLSAYGTLKSTLDSLKTTLKGLDGQGMAARSVTSSNDKVLGASVGSGAVPGTYAIEVSNLAQQHKLMSPGFADAKAALGNGSLTLQVGGAEPVTLPAADYTLQGLSNAINAAKAGVSATIINDGTESRLVLTANQSGKDNTVKITAAGDLSAFEYDPLAPPAAGTGMEQKQAALDAQFTIDGIPVTSASNKAADAIQGVTVNLSKTNVGEAVTLTVENDKTAVKAAIKTFVEAYNKLNTTVRSMTAYNATAQSGAVLNGDTGASSIITSLRKELTASVSGAGGLNSLSNIGIAFQRDGSLAIDDAKLQKAMDGSFDDVAALFSGTDGYTARLTAATTSMLGTGGVIASRTEGLNSSIRSLTERQADMEVLLAQTEKRYRAQFTALDSMMNSMQSTSNFLAQQLASLSNNS; the protein is encoded by the coding sequence ATGGCAATCTCCTCATCCGGTATCGGTTCCGGCCTCGACGTCAACCTGATCGTCAGTCAACTGATGAGTGCGGAGCGCGCGCCCATTGCCACGCTCAAGGCCCGGCAAAGCACCTATAACGCCAAGCTGTCGGCCTATGGCACCCTGAAGAGCACGCTCGACAGCCTGAAGACCACGCTCAAGGGTCTCGATGGCCAGGGCATGGCCGCGCGCAGCGTCACCAGCAGCAACGATAAAGTGCTGGGCGCGAGCGTGGGCAGCGGCGCCGTTCCCGGCACTTACGCGATCGAGGTCAGCAACCTGGCGCAGCAACACAAGCTGATGTCGCCTGGTTTTGCCGATGCGAAGGCTGCGCTCGGTAACGGCAGCCTTACGCTGCAGGTCGGCGGCGCCGAGCCGGTCACTCTGCCGGCTGCGGACTATACGCTGCAAGGACTGAGCAATGCGATCAATGCGGCCAAGGCCGGCGTCAGCGCCACCATCATCAACGATGGCACTGAAAGCCGCCTGGTCCTTACGGCCAATCAGTCCGGCAAGGACAACACCGTCAAGATCACCGCTGCAGGCGACTTGTCCGCCTTCGAATACGATCCGCTGGCGCCGCCCGCTGCCGGTACCGGCATGGAGCAAAAGCAGGCCGCCCTGGATGCGCAGTTCACCATCGACGGCATTCCCGTGACGAGCGCTTCCAACAAGGCGGCCGACGCTATCCAGGGCGTCACGGTGAATTTGTCCAAGACCAATGTCGGCGAAGCAGTGACGCTAACCGTGGAGAATGACAAGACGGCCGTCAAGGCCGCGATCAAGACCTTCGTCGAGGCGTACAACAAGCTCAACACCACGGTCAGGTCGATGACTGCCTATAACGCCACTGCGCAAAGCGGCGCCGTGCTGAATGGCGACACGGGGGCCTCCTCGATCATCACCAGCTTGCGCAAGGAGCTGACTGCCAGCGTCTCGGGGGCGGGCGGCTTGAACAGCCTGTCTAATATTGGCATCGCCTTCCAGCGCGACGGCAGCCTGGCAATCGACGACGCCAAGCTGCAAAAAGCCATGGACGGCAGCTTCGACGATGTGGCAGCCCTGTTCTCGGGCACCGATGGCTACACGGCCCGCCTGACGGCGGCCACGACCAGCATGCTCGGCACCGGCGGCGTCATCGCGAGCCGCACCGAAGGCCTGAACTCGAGCATCCGCAGCCTGACCGAGCGCCAGGCCGACATGGAAGTGCTGCTGGCGCAGACGGAAAAACGCTACCGTGCGCAATTTACGGCACTGGATAGCATGATGAACAGCATGCAGAGCACCAGCAATTTCCTGGCTCAGCAACTGGCGTCGCTGTCGAACAACAGCTGA
- a CDS encoding flagellar brake protein, which translates to MNYQELENWHDYEVSSRREIVALLRRSGEKHQLVRMLVKGEADVCITAVLDVDPDTNSIVLDRSVERLQNERILEAGTVHCETSLDKIRILFSVENLRYTLHQGKDALRADLPSSLIRLQRREYYRMETPVSNPVRAVIPLPPALGTGSGVFPLHDISCGGVAILDNKLQLGAAIGTTIRDCRIELPETGPVIVSLQVRNVLDFTLLNNKTNRRFGMQFVDLSRGGMAGVQRFITKLERERNARLAGLA; encoded by the coding sequence ATGAATTATCAGGAACTGGAAAACTGGCACGACTACGAGGTGTCGTCGCGCCGTGAAATCGTGGCGCTGCTGCGTCGTAGCGGCGAAAAGCACCAACTGGTGCGCATGCTGGTCAAGGGCGAAGCCGACGTCTGCATCACTGCCGTCCTCGACGTCGACCCCGACACCAACAGCATCGTGCTCGACCGTTCTGTCGAGCGCCTGCAGAACGAGCGCATCCTCGAAGCCGGTACGGTGCATTGCGAAACCTCGCTCGACAAGATCCGCATCCTGTTCAGCGTCGAGAACCTGCGCTATACCCTGCACCAGGGCAAAGACGCGTTGCGCGCCGATCTCCCATCGAGCCTGATTCGCCTGCAGCGCCGTGAGTACTACCGGATGGAGACGCCGGTATCGAATCCGGTACGCGCGGTCATTCCTCTGCCGCCCGCGCTCGGCACCGGCAGCGGCGTGTTTCCGCTGCACGATATCAGCTGCGGCGGCGTTGCCATCCTCGACAACAAGCTCCAGCTTGGCGCGGCGATCGGCACGACCATTCGCGACTGCCGGATCGAGTTGCCCGAGACCGGCCCGGTCATCGTTTCGCTTCAGGTGCGCAATGTCCTCGACTTCACTTTGCTGAACAACAAAACCAACCGCCGTTTCGGCATGCAGTTCGTCGACCTGTCGCGCGGCGGCATGGCAGGGGTACAGCGCTTCATTACCAAGCTCGAACGCGAGCGCAATGCTCGCCTGGCAGGCCTCGCCTGA
- a CDS encoding response regulator, protein MSDKATIRVFIADDHAIVREGLKQILAEQRDVIVAGEAETGLDAVKLVGKARPHVMLLDISLPDRNGIEVLKQIKKDRPELAVLMLSMHREDQYAIRSLKAGAAGYMTKQSAPRELVTAIRQVAAGQKYVSAALAQTLAAQVGEDHEAPPHDALSDREYQTLTMIASGMTVSDIARELSLSVKTVSEYRARLLAKMKLKNSAELTHYAIRNQLVG, encoded by the coding sequence ATGAGTGACAAGGCAACAATCCGGGTATTCATCGCCGACGACCATGCGATCGTGCGCGAGGGCCTGAAGCAGATCCTGGCCGAGCAGCGCGACGTCATCGTCGCCGGCGAAGCCGAAACCGGGCTCGATGCCGTCAAGCTGGTCGGCAAGGCGCGGCCGCACGTGATGCTGCTCGACATCTCCCTGCCCGACCGCAACGGCATCGAGGTGCTCAAGCAGATCAAGAAGGACAGGCCCGAGCTGGCGGTGCTGATGCTGTCGATGCACCGCGAAGACCAGTATGCGATCCGTTCGCTGAAAGCGGGCGCGGCCGGCTACATGACCAAGCAGAGCGCCCCGCGCGAGCTGGTGACGGCGATCCGCCAAGTGGCCGCCGGCCAGAAGTACGTCAGCGCGGCGCTGGCGCAGACCCTGGCGGCCCAGGTCGGCGAAGACCACGAGGCGCCGCCGCACGACGCCTTGTCCGACCGCGAGTACCAGACCCTGACCATGATCGCCTCCGGAATGACGGTCAGCGACATCGCGCGCGAACTGTCGCTGTCGGTGAAGACGGTGAGCGAATACCGGGCCCGGCTGCTGGCCAAGATGAAGCTCAAGAACAGTGCGGAGCTGACCCATTACGCGATTCGCAACCAACTAGTAGGCTAA
- a CDS encoding flagellar brake protein: protein MNDQDLDNWRDYEVGSRSEVVALLRQIGEKRQLVRMLVRGEADVCVTTVLAVDPATNTMVLDRSIERLQNERILAAGKVRCETSLDKIRILFTAGNLRPTLFEGKAALCADIPTSLVRLQRRQFYRMETPVSNPVRAILPLPLELAAETGAASAAFPLHDISCGGIAIFDSKFQLDNTVGVRFPDCLIELPEIDPVTVVLEVRYSHDLTLLNNKSNRRIGLQFADISRNGAASVQRYIIRLERERNARLAGLT, encoded by the coding sequence ATGAATGATCAGGACCTGGATAACTGGCGCGACTACGAGGTGGGGTCGCGCAGTGAAGTCGTGGCATTGCTGCGCCAGATCGGCGAGAAGCGCCAGCTGGTGCGCATGCTGGTCAGGGGCGAGGCCGATGTCTGCGTGACCACTGTCCTCGCCGTCGATCCGGCCACGAATACCATGGTGCTCGACCGCTCGATCGAGCGCCTGCAGAACGAGCGCATCCTCGCAGCCGGCAAAGTGCGCTGCGAAACCTCGCTCGACAAGATCCGCATCCTGTTCACCGCCGGGAACCTGCGCCCCACCCTGTTCGAAGGCAAGGCCGCCCTATGCGCCGATATCCCCACGAGCCTGGTTCGCCTGCAGCGCCGCCAGTTTTACCGGATGGAGACACCGGTGTCGAATCCGGTGCGTGCAATCCTGCCGCTGCCGCTCGAGCTCGCTGCCGAGACCGGCGCTGCTTCCGCCGCATTTCCGCTGCACGACATCAGCTGCGGTGGCATCGCCATCTTCGACAGCAAGTTTCAACTCGACAACACCGTCGGTGTCCGGTTTCCCGACTGCCTTATCGAACTGCCCGAGATCGATCCGGTCACGGTGGTGCTGGAAGTACGCTACTCGCATGACCTGACCCTGCTGAACAACAAGAGCAACCGCCGCATCGGCCTGCAGTTCGCCGACATCTCGCGCAACGGCGCCGCCAGCGTGCAGCGTTACATCATCAGGCTCGAACGCGAGCGTAACGCGCGCCTGGCCGGCCTGACGTGA
- a CDS encoding flagellin N-terminal helical domain-containing protein codes for MSVINTNLASLNAQRNLSTSSASLNTSIQRLSSGLRVNSAKDDAAGLSIATKMDSQIRGMNQAIRNANDGISMAQTADGGLATAIDALQRMRELAVQGANQTMKDGGTEADRKNLSKEFEQLQAELGRIASDTKFNGRAILGGDKDTFDIQVGADSGSAVIQIPETDLAGAVAGDVDAATIKVDTSANSLLAVAAIDTALDAINTMRADLGAAQNRLGFAVSNLQSASENQSAAKSRIMDTDFAAETAKLTRGQILQQAGTAMLAQANSAPNGVMALLRG; via the coding sequence ATGTCCGTTATCAATACTAACCTCGCTTCCCTGAACGCACAGCGCAACCTGTCGACCTCTTCGGCCAGCCTGAACACCTCGATCCAGCGCCTGTCCTCGGGCCTGCGGGTGAATAGTGCAAAGGACGACGCGGCCGGCCTGTCGATCGCGACCAAGATGGATTCGCAGATCCGCGGCATGAACCAGGCGATTCGCAATGCGAATGATGGCATTTCGATGGCGCAAACCGCTGACGGCGGGTTGGCCACGGCAATCGATGCACTGCAGCGTATGCGTGAACTGGCCGTACAAGGTGCGAACCAGACGATGAAGGACGGTGGCACGGAGGCAGACCGTAAAAACCTTTCCAAGGAATTCGAGCAGCTCCAGGCAGAATTGGGTCGTATCGCCTCGGACACCAAGTTCAATGGAAGAGCGATTCTTGGCGGGGATAAAGATACTTTCGACATCCAAGTAGGAGCTGATTCGGGCTCGGCTGTAATCCAAATTCCTGAGACTGACTTGGCTGGTGCGGTGGCAGGAGACGTGGATGCGGCAACGATCAAGGTGGATACGAGCGCCAATTCGCTTCTCGCCGTGGCCGCAATCGACACTGCATTGGACGCGATCAATACTATGCGCGCTGACTTGGGTGCGGCACAAAACCGTCTCGGCTTCGCCGTCAGCAACCTGCAAAGCGCTTCGGAAAACCAGTCCGCTGCGAAGAGCCGCATCATGGACACTGACTTCGCGGCCGAAACCGCCAAACTGACCCGTGGCCAGATCCTGCAGCAGGCCGGTACCGCCATGCTGGCGCAGGCCAACTCGGCACCGAACGGCGTGATGGCCCTGCTGCGCGGCTAA
- the fliS gene encoding flagellar export chaperone FliS: MFGSSSGGARAYAKVGLETGVAAANPHQLIIMLFDGAIVAVKAALVHMDARDTEKKGIAISKAITIINEGMRASLDKKAGGAIAENLDALYHYMVSRLLQANLNNDPALLNEVLALLAELRDAWDAIGGTRPGSGAQLHSVTAQP, encoded by the coding sequence ATGTTCGGTTCGTCTTCGGGCGGAGCCCGCGCCTATGCCAAAGTCGGTCTCGAGACTGGCGTAGCGGCGGCCAATCCCCACCAATTGATCATCATGCTGTTCGACGGCGCCATCGTTGCGGTCAAGGCTGCGCTCGTTCACATGGATGCGCGCGATACCGAGAAAAAGGGCATTGCCATTTCCAAGGCGATCACGATCATCAACGAGGGCATGCGAGCCAGCCTCGACAAGAAAGCAGGCGGGGCCATCGCGGAAAACCTCGACGCGCTCTATCACTACATGGTCAGCCGCCTGCTGCAGGCAAACCTGAACAACGATCCTGCCCTGCTCAACGAAGTACTGGCCCTGCTCGCCGAGCTCAGGGACGCATGGGACGCGATCGGCGGCACCCGGCCAGGTAGCGGCGCTCAATTGCATTCCGTGACCGCACAGCCATGA
- a CDS encoding flagellar protein FliT, with amino-acid sequence MMNADEVLAVYERVSALNEQMLAAAQRSDWDNLLMLEADCHDQVEVLKKNAPIQGLSGEVRARKIELIQRILACDREIRSITETWTKQLAALLGNTSSQRKLNAAYGMSR; translated from the coding sequence ATGATGAACGCCGATGAAGTCCTCGCCGTGTACGAACGCGTTTCGGCGTTGAACGAGCAGATGCTGGCTGCGGCGCAGCGTAGCGACTGGGACAATTTGCTCATGCTCGAAGCGGATTGTCACGACCAGGTAGAAGTGCTGAAAAAAAATGCCCCTATCCAGGGCCTGAGCGGCGAAGTGCGCGCGCGCAAGATCGAACTCATCCAGCGCATCCTTGCATGCGACCGTGAAATCCGCTCGATCACCGAAACGTGGACCAAGCAGCTCGCCGCCTTGCTTGGCAATACCAGCTCACAGCGCAAGCTCAATGCCGCGTATGGCATGTCGCGGTGA
- a CDS encoding EscU/YscU/HrcU family type III secretion system export apparatus switch protein has product MSKHSGNERQHAVALAYGADDTAPKVVAKGSGMVAEQIMRRAQEAGVFVHESKELVGLLMGVDLDREIPPALYRAIAELLAWLYHIESAQLQGDPLPPAPDPTPHLNPEQPAQAGTKKSS; this is encoded by the coding sequence GTGAGTAAGCATAGCGGCAACGAACGCCAGCATGCGGTCGCCCTTGCTTATGGCGCCGATGACACGGCCCCCAAAGTGGTGGCCAAGGGCAGCGGCATGGTCGCCGAGCAGATCATGCGCCGCGCCCAGGAAGCAGGCGTATTCGTCCACGAATCGAAGGAACTGGTCGGGCTCCTGATGGGCGTGGATCTCGACCGCGAGATCCCGCCCGCCCTGTACCGCGCAATTGCGGAACTGTTAGCATGGCTATATCATATCGAGTCGGCTCAGCTGCAAGGAGACCCGCTGCCGCCCGCGCCTGATCCGACGCCTCACCTCAACCCGGAACAGCCGGCGCAAGCCGGAACGAAGAAGTCATCATGA
- a CDS encoding response regulator transcription factor, giving the protein MQAISSAVHIMHADPIMTVGLHAVLAHQPGLRVTTHLGQPEAQRVARVLVTDYDTGIKLARKPSAGNLAPVVLVVTQFDKEWEVRLAMDAGVAGYLLQSCGTDELAHAVTQLARGQRYLSESMTRSVADSLTRESLTGRETDVLQLLAQGCCNKSIARQLGIGVGTVKTHVKGVMSKLDATARTHAVVVAAQRGLIRPGGAGSATGLQV; this is encoded by the coding sequence ATGCAAGCGATTTCTTCCGCCGTCCATATCATGCACGCCGACCCGATCATGACCGTCGGGCTGCATGCCGTCCTGGCCCACCAGCCCGGCCTGCGCGTCACCACGCACCTGGGCCAGCCCGAGGCGCAGCGCGTCGCGCGCGTGCTGGTGACCGATTACGACACCGGCATCAAGCTGGCGCGCAAGCCGTCCGCCGGCAACCTGGCTCCCGTCGTGCTGGTCGTGACCCAGTTCGACAAGGAATGGGAAGTGCGCCTGGCGATGGATGCCGGCGTGGCCGGCTACCTGTTGCAGTCCTGCGGCACCGACGAACTGGCGCACGCGGTCACGCAGCTGGCGCGCGGCCAGCGCTACCTGAGCGAGTCGATGACGCGCAGCGTCGCCGACAGCCTCACCCGCGAGTCGCTCACCGGACGCGAGACCGACGTGCTGCAGTTGCTGGCGCAGGGCTGCTGCAACAAGTCGATCGCGCGCCAGCTCGGCATCGGGGTGGGCACCGTGAAGACCCATGTGAAGGGGGTGATGAGCAAGCTGGACGCCACCGCGCGCACCCATGCGGTGGTGGTCGCGGCCCAGCGCGGCCTGATCCGCCCTGGCGGGGCCGGCTCTGCGACCGGCCTGCAGGTCTGA